The Zingiber officinale cultivar Zhangliang chromosome 10A, Zo_v1.1, whole genome shotgun sequence genome contains a region encoding:
- the LOC122027238 gene encoding cyclin-dependent kinase B2-1-like, translated as MSIAVEGRQGRAMDAYEKLEKVGEGTYGKVYKAREKATGKIVALKKTRLPEDDEGVPPTTLREVSLLRMLSIDPHVVRLLDLKQDQNKEGQTILYLVFEYMDTDLKKYIRSFRQSHEMMPPMTVKILMYQLCKGISFCHGHGVLHRDLKPHNLLMDRKTMMLKVADLGLSRAFTIPLKKYTHEILTLWYRAPEVLLGATHYSTPVDMWSVGCVFAELVTTQPLFAGDSELQQLLHIFRLLGTPNEEVWPGVSKLANWHEYPQWSPKDISSAVPGLDPNGLDLLSKMLKYEPSKRISAKKAMEHSYFDDVTKACY; from the exons ATGTCGATCGCAGTCGAAGGACGTCAGGGGCGGGCGATGGACGCGTACGAGAAGCTGGAGAAGGTCGGGGAAGGAACGTACGGCAAGGTTTACAAGGCGCGGGAGAAGGCCACCGGCAAGATCGTCGCTCTCAAGAAGACCCGCCTCCCCGAGGATGACGAGGGCGTTCCTCCCACCACGCTCCGCGAGGTCTCCCTCCTCCGCATGCTTTCCATCGATCCCCATGTCGTCAG GCTTTTGGATCTGAAGCAAGACCAGAACAAGGAGGGGCAAACCATTCTCTACCTAGTCTTTGAGTACATGGACACGGATCTGAAAAAGTACATCAGAAGTTTCCGCCAGAGTCATGAAATGATGCCACCAATGACTGTTAAG ATTTTGATGTATCAACTCTGCAAAGGAATTTCATTCTGTCATGGTCATGGAGTGTTGCACAG GGATCTTAAGCCTCACAATCTTTTAATGGACCGCAAGACTATGATGCTAAAAGTTGCGGATCTTGGACTCAGTCGTGCTTTCACCATTCCCCTCAAGAAATACACGCACGAG ATCCTAACCCTGTGGTATCGAGCTCCAGAAGTGCTGCTCGGTGCCACACACTATTCAACACCGGTTGATATGTGGTCAGTTGGCTGTGTGTTCG CTGAACTAGTCACAACCCAGCCACTGTTTGCTGGTGACTCCGAGTTGCAACAGCTTCTTCACATCTTCAG GTTACTTGGTACGCCAAATGAAGAAGTTTGGCCAGGAGTAAGTAAACTAGCAAATTGGCATGAGTATCCACAGTGGAGCCCAAAGGATATTTCATCAGCTGTACCTGGCCTTGATCCCAATGGGCTAGACCTTCTCTCG AAGATGTTGAAGTATGAGCCCTCAAAGAGGATTTCTGCTAAGAAAGCTATGGAACACTCCTACTTTGATGATGTAACTAAGGCTTGTTACTGA